One region of Gorilla gorilla gorilla isolate KB3781 chromosome 13, NHGRI_mGorGor1-v2.1_pri, whole genome shotgun sequence genomic DNA includes:
- the NXNL2 gene encoding nucleoredoxin-like protein 2 isoform X1, producing MVDILGGRHLVTCKGATVEAEAALQNKVVALYFAAARCAPSRDFTPLLCDFYTALVAEARRPAPFEVVFVSADGSSQEMLAFMRELHGAWLALPFHDPYRQTLMFPSDWLLVQRPIRFSHGLLQLSGGFLSFHCPQDRARHGSVPGIPRECVCELRKRYNVTAIPKLVIVKQNGEVITNKGRKQIRERGLACFQDWVEAADIFQNFSV from the exons ATGGTTGACATTCTGGGCGGGCGGCACCTGGTGACCTGTAAGGGCGCGACggtggaggccgaggcggcgctGCAGAACAAGGTGGTGGCACTGTACTTCGCGGCGGCCCGGTGCGCGCCGAGCCGCGACTTCACGCCGCTGCTCTGCGACTTCTATACGGCGCTGGTGGCCGAGGCGCGGCGGCCCGCGCCCTTCGAAGTGGTCTTCGTGTCAGCCGACGGCAGCTCCCAGGAGATGCTGGCCTTCATGCGCGAGCTGCATGGCGCCTGGCTGGCGCTGCCCTTCCACGACCCCTACCGGCA GACCTTGATGTTCCCATCTGATTGGCTCTTGGTTCAAAGACCAATCCGGTTTAGCCATGGCTTGCTCCAACTCTCCGGGGGTTTCCTGAGTTTCCATTGCCCACAGGACAGAGCCAGACATGGTTCCGTGCCTGGCATCCCCAGGGAGTGTGTTTG tgagctgaggaagAGGTACAACGTCACAGCCATCCCCAAGCTTGTGATTGTGAAACAAAATGGGGAGGTCATCACCAACAAAGGGCGGAAGCAGATCCGGGAGCGGGGGTTGGCCTGCTTCCAGGACTGGGTGGAGGCGGccgatatcttccagaatttctcCGTTTGA
- the NXNL2 gene encoding nucleoredoxin-like protein 2 isoform X2 gives MVDILGGRHLVTCKGATVEAEAALQNKVVALYFAAARCAPSRDFTPLLCDFYTALVAEARRPAPFEVVFVSADGSSQEMLAFMRELHGAWLALPFHDPYRHELRKRYNVTAIPKLVIVKQNGEVITNKGRKQIRERGLACFQDWVEAADIFQNFSV, from the exons ATGGTTGACATTCTGGGCGGGCGGCACCTGGTGACCTGTAAGGGCGCGACggtggaggccgaggcggcgctGCAGAACAAGGTGGTGGCACTGTACTTCGCGGCGGCCCGGTGCGCGCCGAGCCGCGACTTCACGCCGCTGCTCTGCGACTTCTATACGGCGCTGGTGGCCGAGGCGCGGCGGCCCGCGCCCTTCGAAGTGGTCTTCGTGTCAGCCGACGGCAGCTCCCAGGAGATGCTGGCCTTCATGCGCGAGCTGCATGGCGCCTGGCTGGCGCTGCCCTTCCACGACCCCTACCGGCA tgagctgaggaagAGGTACAACGTCACAGCCATCCCCAAGCTTGTGATTGTGAAACAAAATGGGGAGGTCATCACCAACAAAGGGCGGAAGCAGATCCGGGAGCGGGGGTTGGCCTGCTTCCAGGACTGGGTGGAGGCGGccgatatcttccagaatttctcCGTTTGA
- the NXNL2 gene encoding nucleoredoxin-like protein 2 isoform X3: protein MVDILGGRHLVTCKGATVEAEAALQNKVVALYFAAARCAPSRDFTPLLCDFYTALVAEARRPAPFEVVFVSADGSSQEMLAFMRELHGAWLALPFHDPYRQRSLALLPRLECSGVILAHCNLCLLGSSDSLALAS, encoded by the exons ATGGTTGACATTCTGGGCGGGCGGCACCTGGTGACCTGTAAGGGCGCGACggtggaggccgaggcggcgctGCAGAACAAGGTGGTGGCACTGTACTTCGCGGCGGCCCGGTGCGCGCCGAGCCGCGACTTCACGCCGCTGCTCTGCGACTTCTATACGGCGCTGGTGGCCGAGGCGCGGCGGCCCGCGCCCTTCGAAGTGGTCTTCGTGTCAGCCGACGGCAGCTCCCAGGAGATGCTGGCCTTCATGCGCGAGCTGCATGGCGCCTGGCTGGCGCTGCCCTTCCACGACCCCTACCGGCA acggagtctcgctctgttgcccaggctggagtgcagtggcgtgatcttagctcactgcaacctttgcctcctgggttcaagtgattctctagccttagcctcctga